A genomic region of uncultured Methanobrevibacter sp. contains the following coding sequences:
- a CDS encoding F420-nonreducing hydrogenase, protein GCHLSIADFHESLIDVMEFADFEFSPVLMDTKYDEVPELDIIIVEGGIRNDENRELAEMLNEKANMVISYGTCACYGGIPGLGNLWTVEELEEEAYINSVSTVNPEGIIPHEDVPHLESRVRPLSECMDIDLMIPGCPPRSDVVAEAILTLLRGETIELPSTNLCEVCPREKPPAGLAMDFIKRQFELGLPEPDLCLITQGLVCMGPATVSLCGAECPSIGIQCRGCYGPTAKVLDQGAKMISAIASDYGVQEDKTVDPETVADQLDDIVGTFYSYTLPAALVPMKMQKGGE, encoded by the coding sequence CGGTTGCCACTTATCCATTGCGGATTTCCACGAATCCTTAATTGATGTTATGGAATTCGCTGATTTCGAATTTTCCCCTGTACTCATGGATACTAAATACGATGAAGTACCTGAATTAGACATTATTATTGTCGAAGGTGGAATTAGAAACGATGAAAACAGAGAATTAGCTGAAATGTTAAACGAAAAAGCTAACATGGTTATTTCTTACGGAACTTGTGCATGTTACGGAGGTATTCCAGGTCTCGGAAACTTATGGACTGTTGAAGAATTAGAAGAAGAAGCATACATTAACTCTGTATCTACCGTAAACCCTGAAGGAATTATTCCTCACGAAGATGTACCTCATCTCGAAAGCAGAGTAAGACCTTTAAGCGAATGTATGGATATCGACTTAATGATTCCAGGTTGCCCACCTCGTTCCGATGTTGTAGCAGAAGCTATTTTAACATTATTAAGAGGAGAAACAATTGAATTACCTTCAACCAACCTTTGTGAAGTATGTCCTAGAGAAAAACCACCTGCTGGTTTAGCTATGGACTTCATTAAAAGACAATTCGAATTAGGTTTACCAGAACCTGATTTATGTTTAATTACTCAAGGTTTAGTATGTATGGGTCCTGCTACCGTATCCTTATGTGGTGCAGAATGTCCTTCCATTGGTATCCAATGTAGAGGATGTTACGGTCCTACCGCTAAAGTATTAGACCAAGGAGCAAAAATGATCAGTGCGATTGCATCTGACTACGGTGTACAAGAAGATAAAACAGTTGACCCTGAAACTGTCGCTGATCAATTAGATGATATCGTAGGTACTTTCTACTCTTACACATTACCTGCAGCTTTAGTACCTATGAAAATGCAGAAAGGAGGAGAATAA
- a CDS encoding dihydroorotase family protein, translating to MDLVIKNCRLVDRKGEYNIKIEDGKITDISKNPLKGDEIIDIDHNYIMPGFIDPHIHFRDPGLTQKEDFKTGSLAAANGGFTTVIDMPNTLPKTNTYKALEEKIKIADEKSAVNYELQAGHNTLEEMEKMISLNPISFKVFMDLESDESLEEIFENLGKLKQTTDYNGLVCVHCEKKSIVESETEKLKQKEENKPIDYTYARPARSEDESVKQAIELAGKNNLRLHICHLSSSKSLALAKEASKTQPVSWEFTPHHLLLDNSAYNIYGTFVKTNPPLREMKDSVRITDLDETSIIGTDHAPHTLEDKTKGVWMSSPGIPNLETVVPLILTEVNKGNIDLEIIPKIFSENASKVYGLENKGEIAIGKDADFTVIDLKREGKFNIDEFKTKAEYSPFDGWNYIGMPVMTIVNGKVVMNKI from the coding sequence ATGGATTTAGTAATAAAAAATTGCAGATTGGTAGATAGAAAGGGCGAATACAATATTAAAATTGAAGATGGTAAAATAACAGATATTTCTAAAAATCCGCTTAAGGGAGATGAAATCATTGACATTGACCATAACTATATCATGCCAGGATTTATAGACCCCCACATCCATTTTAGAGACCCTGGATTAACACAGAAAGAAGATTTTAAAACAGGAAGTTTAGCTGCAGCCAACGGAGGTTTTACAACAGTAATTGATATGCCAAACACACTGCCGAAAACAAATACATACAAAGCGCTTGAAGAGAAAATAAAAATCGCAGATGAAAAATCCGCCGTTAATTACGAGCTCCAGGCAGGACATAACACTCTTGAAGAAATGGAAAAGATGATTAGTCTAAATCCCATATCATTTAAAGTATTTATGGACCTGGAAAGTGATGAAAGTTTGGAAGAAATCTTTGAAAACTTAGGAAAATTAAAACAGACCACAGACTATAACGGACTTGTCTGTGTTCACTGTGAAAAAAAATCAATAGTGGAAAGTGAAACTGAAAAATTAAAACAAAAAGAAGAAAATAAACCGATTGACTATACTTATGCAAGACCTGCCAGATCAGAAGATGAATCCGTCAAACAGGCAATAGAACTTGCAGGCAAAAATAACCTGAGACTGCACATATGCCATCTAAGCTCATCCAAATCATTGGCTCTTGCAAAAGAAGCAAGTAAAACACAGCCTGTAAGCTGGGAATTTACACCACATCACCTGCTGCTTGACAATTCCGCTTACAATATATATGGAACATTCGTAAAAACCAATCCTCCACTTAGAGAAATGAAAGACAGCGTCAGAATAACAGATTTAGATGAAACATCAATTATTGGAACAGATCATGCACCTCACACATTAGAGGATAAAACAAAAGGAGTCTGGATGTCATCTCCGGGAATTCCTAATTTAGAAACTGTCGTTCCCCTAATTTTGACTGAAGTTAACAAAGGAAATATCGATTTAGAAATTATTCCAAAAATATTTAGTGAAAATGCATCAAAAGTGTATGGGCTTGAAAATAAAGGAGAAATAGCCATAGGAAAAGATGCTGATTTTACTGTTATTGACCTCAAAAGAGAAGGCAAATTCAATATTGATGAATTTAAAACAAAAGCAGAATACTCTCCATTCGATGGTTGGAACTACATTGGAATGCCAGTAATGACAATCGTTAATGGAAAAGTAGTAATGAATAAAATATAA
- a CDS encoding 4Fe-4S binding protein has product MKETSLKNSKFKGVFGACEGTCPTSAIEVTPNSIIHCDTCGEEPKCADACPNGALKVEEFEVVDGVMQARLVFNSVLCDSCGKCEEVCPQETIKVTGAKLKEVEGFCVMCQKCVDICPVDVIGIPGVKEPAEYDLDLKGKGPVYIKDCVGCGTCVEPCPVSAITLEEVGSPITVNDDCIRCGLCSQTCPWNAIFISEKKPVKRSKEITSFTFDSAKCIGCNTCVEACPGDFISANSASLTVAIPSVCAACGLCVKVCPVDALDIEIEWGEGAPVDAEGIGRDVEKCDFIGACANKCPTEAIRVVTKTGMSCPALVETDSEPSFTSCIRCGACASVCSNDALKVDQYEVTIDGEPVIRDRISFNPSKCDQCGDCIEACPYDMIHKTDNPKLPIAGFCTLCGQCIEACPEDALCYK; this is encoded by the coding sequence GTGAAGGAAACCTCATTAAAAAATTCTAAATTTAAGGGGGTTTTTGGTGCTTGTGAAGGTACTTGCCCTACATCAGCTATTGAAGTAACACCTAACTCAATAATTCACTGTGACACTTGTGGTGAAGAACCAAAATGTGCAGATGCTTGTCCTAACGGTGCATTAAAAGTCGAAGAATTCGAAGTTGTCGACGGTGTAATGCAAGCAAGATTAGTATTCAACTCTGTACTTTGTGATTCCTGTGGTAAATGTGAAGAAGTTTGTCCACAAGAAACCATTAAAGTCACTGGTGCTAAATTAAAAGAAGTTGAAGGATTCTGTGTAATGTGTCAAAAATGTGTTGACATTTGCCCTGTAGATGTAATTGGAATTCCGGGTGTTAAAGAACCTGCTGAGTATGATTTAGATCTCAAAGGTAAAGGACCAGTTTACATCAAAGATTGTGTTGGATGTGGAACTTGTGTAGAACCTTGTCCTGTAAGCGCAATCACTCTTGAAGAAGTAGGCAGTCCAATTACTGTAAATGATGACTGTATCAGATGCGGTTTATGTTCTCAAACCTGTCCTTGGAATGCAATATTCATCTCAGAGAAAAAACCTGTCAAACGTTCTAAAGAAATTACTTCATTCACTTTCGATTCAGCTAAATGTATTGGTTGTAACACTTGTGTAGAAGCTTGTCCTGGAGACTTCATCTCTGCAAACAGTGCTAGTTTAACTGTTGCAATTCCTAGTGTATGTGCTGCATGCGGATTATGTGTAAAAGTTTGTCCTGTTGACGCTTTAGACATCGAAATCGAATGGGGTGAAGGTGCTCCTGTAGACGCAGAAGGTATCGGAAGAGACGTCGAAAAATGTGACTTCATTGGTGCATGTGCTAACAAATGTCCTACTGAAGCTATTCGTGTAGTTACCAAAACTGGTATGTCCTGCCCTGCTTTAGTAGAAACTGATTCAGAACCATCTTTCACTAGTTGTATCAGATGTGGAGCTTGTGCTTCAGTTTGTTCTAACGACGCATTGAAAGTTGATCAGTATGAAGTAACTATTGATGGCGAACCTGTCATAAGAGACAGAATTTCATTCAACCCATCTAAATGTGATCAATGTGGTGACTGTATCGAAGCATGTCCTTACGACATGATTCACAAAACAGATAATCCTAAATTACCAATTGCAGGATTCTGTACTTTATGCGGTCAATGTATTGAAGCATGTCCTGAAGACGCATTATGTTATAAATAG